Below is a window of Notolabrus celidotus isolate fNotCel1 unplaced genomic scaffold, fNotCel1.pri scaffold_123_arrow_ctg1, whole genome shotgun sequence DNA.
gaggacaggtgagagacagggGAGGACAGGTAAGAGAACAGAGgaggacaggtgagagacaggtgaggacaggtgaggacagaggaggacaggtgaggacagaggaggacaggtgaggacaggtgaggacagaggaggacatgtgaggacagaggaggacaggggaggacagaggaggacaggTGAGGACGGGGGGGAAAGGTGAGGACaggggaggacagaggaggacaggggaggacaggtgaggacagaggaggacaggtgaggacaggggaggacaggtgaggacagaggacaggtgaggacagaggaggacaggtaagagaacagaggaggacaggtgagagacaggtgagagacaggggaagacaggtgaggacagggggggacagaggaggacaggtgaggacaggggGGGACAGATGAGCCTTCAGGTCTTTGATGACTCTGGTTTGTGGAGGGTCAGCTGAGTTCATGTCTTATAAAGGACGTGTCTCTGATCTTTGGTCCTCACAGTTTGGTTCTGATGCTCGGCCTCGGACACTTTGGTCCTCCACGCggtctcttcctcctcagagcGCCGCTGCAGAGCCTGAAGCTCCGCCTCCTGCCGGGACAGGAAGAGAGCGGAACCTGAGCAAGAGGTCAACGAACTTTAGATCATTGAATAAAGATCAAAGTGAGATTCTGTCCTTACTGTTTCCTGAAGCAGCTTCGTCTTCTCATCACGCTCAGCCTGCAGCTCGCCTTGTTTAGACTCCGCCTCCTCCAGCCTCGACTGCAGCTAcgcaacaaacaacaacacaacacacatcaacacacaacaacacacaacaacacacaacaacaaacaacaacaaaaacaacaacaactttaaaataaactcaGAGACTCTGAGGCTCTAAAAGTCTCCGGATTTTACCTCAGAGTGAGAGCTCTCtgctttcctctcctccactctctgaGTGAACGACTCCAACCAGttctcctgcagacacacacacacacacacacacacacacacacacacacacacacacacacagagacacacacagagacacacacagagacacacacacacacacacacacacacacacacacacacacacagacacacacacacacacacacacacagacacacacacacacacacacacacagagacacacacacacacagagacacacacacacacagagacacacacacacacacacacacacacacacacagacacacacacacacacacacacacacacacacacacagagacacacacacacacacacacacacacacacacacagacacacacacacacacacacagagacacacacacacacacacacacacacagagacacacacacacacacacacacacacagagacacacacacacacacacacacacacacagacacacacacacacacacacacacacacacagacacacacacacacacacacacacacacacacagacacacagacacacacacacacacacacacacacacacacacacacacacacacagacacacacacacacacacacacacacagacacacacacacacacagacacacagacacacacacacacacacacacacacacacagacacacagacacacacacacacacacacacacacacacacacacacacacatttagtgATGAAGAGTTGACAGAGTCAAATAAACATGAAGTCAGTGAACAGCTGACTCACCTGCTCCGTCTCCATGGAGACGCCGGGAAACAGAACCTGCAGCGACGCCTGGAAGTCCGAACTCAGGGAGGAAAACCTGGACTCAGCTTcaccctgaaaacacacacacacacacacacacacacacacacacacacacacacacacacacacacacagaggtaaaaacaatgaccttcaaaataaaacgccTCATGTTCAGATCTTTGATTTGAGTCACTGACCAGCGCTGCTTTAAGCTCcgcctccctctgctccttctgaAGCTCCGCCTCTGAGGCCGCCGCCGCTGAGGCCGccatcttctcctccagctcctgagGAGACAGAGATCAGCTGTTCTCAGGTTCAAGGACTCAGAGTGAGAccgtgatgaagatgatgaagataagGAGTTCACTCACGGTGCCGTGGTTACGAGCCTGCTGAAGCTCCTCCTCCAGACGCAGCAGCTGAGAGTCTTCCtccagactgacacacacacacacacacacacacacacacacacagagttaatATAACATGATGAAGATGGGGGCGTGGCCTCTGCAGGACCGTCAGGTGTTGATGTGGTCACCTCTCAAACGGCTGGTCGGACTCCGTCTCGCTGcctgatccctgcagagaggaagaaacagaaggtcgtgatgtcactgtgatgtCATCAGCAAACAGCCACACATTGCCCTCTGATTGGTCCGACAGTCGGAGGATTAGAGCGAGATCAGGAGAAGCTTCGTACCTCTTTCTGAGTCTGATCTGCTGACGCTGCTTCCTCCTCGCCGTCCGGCGCCCTGAGGACACACggacacaaacatcaaacaccTGAAGAACGACTCAGAGCCGCACTTCCTCTGACGGCCACCAGAGGGGGCGAAGAGGAGTGAAATTCACCTCTCTGACTGCGATGATGTCAGCATCTGTAGCTCCTCCTTCAGCTGAGTAAGCTCCGCCTCCAGAGCGACCACCTGCTCGTCTCTGTGCTGCAAActgacaggaagtcaaacaggaagtcagttaAGCTCCGCCCCCCCCTAATGTAAACTGTGACCCTGAAAAGACTCGTACCTGATCTTCAGCTGCTCGACCTCCGGGGACTCGCTCACCTGAGGACGGGGACAGGTGAGTGATGTCATCAACGCACACTCAGAGGTCAAAGTTCACAGACTCAGCATTATTCATGTCTTTACCTGGACCGCGGCCTGGCTCTCCAGCTGGACCTTGAGCTCCTGCAGCTCGGTCTCTTTGGTCGTCAGCGCCCCCTGCAGCTCTGAGGGACCAAAGCAGGAACAAAGCAATCACTGACTTTGCTCTCAGGTGGAAGCACCACACTTAATCCCCGAGGTCACACCAGGACTCAGATCctgtgtgtccacagtaaatCCAGACCAGACTAATATTTCAGATCTAAACAAACCCCGGACTGGGTTCTCAGGAAGTCTTACCGCTGACAGTCTCCGCCTCCTGCTGAGACGCTTTGAGCTGTGAAGACACGTCCTCCAGTCTCTGCTGCAGGGCGCGCTCAGAGTCCGCGTGGACCagctgaaagagagggggagtaTCAGGTCCCTGATGCTAACGGCTAACCCACCACAGTTCCACAGGAGGTCTGAAACCAGGCCCTAGACTAAGTCTCTGAAACCAGGCCGTAGATTAAGTCCCTGAAACCAGAACGTAGACTAAGTCCCTGAAACCAGGCCTTAGACTAAGTCTCTGAAACCAGGACGTAGACTAAGTCTCTGAAACCAGGACGTAGATTAAGTCTCTGAAACCAGGACGTAGACTAAGTCTGAAACCAGGCCTTAGATTAAGTCCCTGAAACCAGGCCTTAGATTAAGTCTCTGAAACCAGGACGTAGACTAAGTCTGAAACCAGGCCGTAGACTAAGTCCCTGAAACCAGGCCGTAGATTAAGTCCCTGAAACCAGGCCTTAGACTAAGTCTCTGAAACCAGGACGTAGATTAAGTCTCTGAAACCAGTCTTAGTGAGGGACTGGTCTGTATGTCCTACCTGGACTTTGGCCAGCTCTTGCTCGGCAGCCGCCATCTTGGCCTCCAGGTTCTTCCTGAGCTCCTCGTCGGCCCGCATCGTGTTGGAGCGCTCCGTCAACTCCCGACCCAGACGGACGCAGTCCTGCTGGAGCCGGGCCAGCTCTGCATTCTGTCTGCAGGACGGTTAGACCACATGAGAGACAACATCAGGAGAGGGTGGGgatgagggtgagggtgagggtcagggtcagggtcagggtgaGGAGGGTCAGGGTGGAGGTCAGGGTGAggagggtcagggtcagggtcagggtcagggtggAGGTCAGGGTTAGGAGGGTCAGGGTGGAGGTCAGGGTGAGGtacagggttagggtcagggtgagggtgagggtggaGGTCAGGGTGAGGTACAGGGTCAGGGTACCTGCTCTCGGCCTGGCTGGTGGCCTGGTTCAGAGCGTCCCGGAGGATGGAgttctcctgctgcagacgggCCAGCTGGGCGTTGGGACCGTTCTCCAGCTGCTCCTGCAGACTCCCGATCTGTTTGAaggacaggaagaggaggagctttAAACCTGAGACTTGACCTGGTGGACTTTGGACTAGACCCGGACTGGACATCCAAACCTTGGGCTTGACTCACCCTGAAGGTTTAAAGGTTGACTAATTAATCCTTCAAGGACTTTAAGAGTCAGATAAACATCTGGTTCAAGAACTTAAGACTTGACTCAGTCCTGAGTCCTACTCGACCGGTCCTCAGAAACCTGTAAACTTGCCCTGATGGTTCTAAATTCTTCCTGGACCTCCACTAGAGGACTTGAGACCTGAATCAAACATTGTCTCATGAAGTCCAGGTGTTTGGTAATACCAGACTTGGTCACCTGACTGAACCGTGCCCGGGTGGACTGTCCCTGACACCTGAGACTTGTGAGTCTCTTACCTTCTGGTTGAGCTGCTGGGTCTGTTCCAGGTGCTCCTGGTCTGCGGTCTCCATCTTGGTCCGCAGGGCGTCCACCTCCTGACCCTGAGCACTCAGCTCCGCCTTCAGACGGGTCTCCAGAGACGCCATCTTGGATTTCTCTGCCCCGAGTTGCTTTGAAGGAATCACAGTGAGTTAGTTTGACTCATGGAGGACTGAGGATCGGTTCTTGTTCGTGTATCATCGTGGAGGACCTGAACGCGGCCCGGCTCACCTTGTTGAGCTCCTTGAGGCGGGTCTTGGCGGTGGCGGCTCCCTCCTGCTCGGCGGtcagcagcttctctttctcctccagcagcttcttcAGGGTGGACAGGGGGTCTCCCTTCTGACAGGCCTGCAAGACAGACATCCAGTCTACTGTTAGCTGGACCCAAAGATCCCCCAGCAGGGGGTCTTTGGGTCCAGATCCAGAAGGACCAAGGACCCTCAGTCAGACAGGATGTAAAGGAACAGGAAGCTAACGCTATCTGCTAACTGATACTTAGCTAGCTAGCGTTAGCTGATGATGTTTATGTACCAGCTGCCAGGACTCTTGGCGGACTCCGGCCTTCTGGTTCAGGACCTCCAGGAGCTTCTGCAGCTCGTGGTCACTGAGCGTCATGGCGGACACGGCGGACAGCAGCTCGCTGGACGGGAGCGTCCGAGCGGAGTCAGCAGAGTCCGTCactttaaaggaaacaaacacagaaccatgACGGGGTTTAGAGAGAGAACTCAGACCTGAAGTCTGTCTGTAGACCAGGAAGAAGACCGACCCCTCACACTGAGACTAACGTAGAGCTGAACAGAGACCTGTTCCTGAGGTGAACTCAGGGGGACTCACCTGGCTCAGGCTTGTTCTtggacttcttcttcttgctggAGGTCTCTTTGGGTTCCTCGGTTTTGGGAGCGGGTGCTTCTTTGGGGACTTCGGGGACTACGTTAACCGGAGGAGCATCCACCACCGGCGCCATCGCCATCAACATGACTTCCTTAGCAACAGCCTCCACGACCACGGGAGCTGGCTCCGCCTTCGCcgacctcttcttcttcttctccttcggAGAGGGGGCAGGAGGAGACTCCACGGGGGTCGCAGTTACCACGATGGGTTCTGGCTCTGGCTCTGGCTCTGGTTCTGGCTCAGGTGCTGGTTCGGGTTCAGGTGCAGCTTCAGGTTCAGCAGTAggttctggatcagattctggtTCGGTACAGGTCACCACCTCCGGCTCCTCACAGGCGTCACTGCTGGGCTCAGGGAGCTTCTCCTCGGCCCGGTCCTCCTTCTTCTTGgctttgttcttcttctcctggttcttgtccttcctcttcttctctggtctCTGGCCGTGGGTCTGGACCAGTTTGCGGCGCTGCTTGGCCAGCGCCTCCTCGTAGGACGTCTCCTTCATGGAGAGCGTGGAGACGAGGGCGATGCCCACCGCCGAGATGATCATGAAGCCTCCAAAGACCATGATGCCGAGCGTCTGCGGGTCGGAGACGTCCATGACTGACCAGAGTGTCCCACAGTAAGGCTGCGGGACAAACATGGAGGACAGTTAGCATGTAGCATCACAACAAGCTAAATCTGTCCCCACTCTGGGGGCGGAGCTTACAGATTACAATAAAGactttgtttacatgtaaaCATCTCAGcagctgtcctgctctactTCCTGCTCCTCAGGACCCGGTCTACATCAGAGTCCATCATTAAGGACACTcattcatttcagctactgtctctttaagaacactcatttcaagtactgtctctttaagaacactcatttcaagtactgtctctttaagaacactcatttcagctactgtctctttaagaacaatcatttcagctactgtctctttaagaacactcatttcaggtactgtctctttaagaacactcgtttcagctactgtctctttaaggacactcatttcagccactgtctctttaagagcacTCATTTCatctactgtctctttaagaacacttCATTTCatctactgtctctttaagaacactcatttcaagtactgtctctttaagaaaattcatttcagctactgtctctttaagaacattcatttcagctactgtctctttaagaacactcatttcaggtactgtctctttaagaacactcatttcaggtactgtctctttaagaacactcgtttcagctactgtctctttaaggacactcatttcagctactgtctctttaaggacacTCATTTCagatactgtctctttaagaacactcatttcagctactgtctctttaaggaacATCAAAGGACGACTCCACATTCCAGAACCCTCTGACTCTGAAGGTCGTGTTCGTCTGTTTAAAGGGacagatgaagaaacatggcCGCCTGTAGAACAGACACTTCTGATTGGTTAGCGTCAGAGGTACGACgcccttttaaggagattcatcaatctgtgatgtcacagtttGAGTAAATCTTactcagaggtcagaggtcagaggtcagaggtcacgcctgtttgtttgtttgattcaatCTTAGCCCTCACTCATCATCAGAGAACATCTGGAGCTCCAGATCCTCTCCTCCGGTTTCTGAAGGTCTAACGCAGAGACACTGAGTCCGGTTTCTGATGGTCCTGCTTGCTTTGAACATCACACTGAGCCTTCAGGaccaaagctcctgtgagaaccttttgtttgtcttgattgtAGCCCCCCCTTTGGACAAAGCTGTGTACTGATTTCCTCCtgggttagtgtgtgtgtgtgtgtgtgtgtgtgtgtgtgtgtgtgtgtgtgtgtgtgtgtgtgtgtgtgtgtgtgtgttatcagtgTGTCACTCTGTTGAGACTTGAAGAGAGACCCCGCCCCCCCCTCCTGCTGATTGAGAGATTAAGCTCCTCCCCTCAGAGTCTCTGATTATTGATTGGTCTGTTAGCTTGATTAAATCATCATCAGGAGTatctctcctctgattggtgATCAGATAAAACCgcatactgtagctttaagtcCTCCTGAGTCCTCCTGAGTCCTCCTGAGTCCTGCTCCTGCAGAGACTCTTTGAGAGTCTTCAGTCCGGCCCGGAGGAACACGCTGTTCTTTCAGCGCCCCGTGTTTAAAGAACAGATGTTGACTTTAAACgttgaattaaaaaaagtttacagCATGTTCagaaactcctcccctccaaaCACATATTACACACACGttacacacacaatacacacacattacacactctttacacacactttacacactttacacacacacctgatggaGAGGAGACATGTTTGACTGTAACACTGAGGACATTTTGTTCCCACCCTGAGAGCTGCTCACACTCAGCACCTTTAAAGCTCCACACACTGAGGTGCACCTGAACGCACCTTCAGCCTGTGAGGCGTTCAGGGACCCCAGCAGGTAAATATCAGGATCATGATATACCCTGAGGGTTCACACAGAGGGGGGGCTGCAGGAGTGACGTGTCTGAGTCCACAATTAACCCTTTGtactgtgaacacacacacgggcacgcgcacacaaacacacatgcacgcgcacacacacacatagcagtTATGTAACGTAGTCCTGGTCCTTCTGGGACCCTCAGATTCAGGACTTTAAAATCCAATTCAGAGCAGAACCACAGAGACCAGGTGAAGAGGACTCAGGTACCTGCGCGTGCACTCTGCAGTGCGCGTGCGTGGTGTTGAGCAGGTAATATTAGAGTTTTTAgagtttatatattttaatgatGATCCTGAGGAATGTtctccctgcagctgctgcagacccTCACACATCTGTCTGCTCAGACCCTCACCTGGACCCGGACCCGAGCCACAGACCAGGATCCTCCCATGAAGGACTTGGTTTCACCTGAAGGAACACTTTTAAACTGTTCTGGGTCTTCTCCTGATAAAATAACATCCTGAGTTTCTCCTCTTTAAAGACTTTTCTGAGTctaactctctctttctttaataaactctctctctctctctctctctccctctctccctctctctctctctctctcccctctctctccctctcttcatccctctctttttctctctctctgcagagaaatTAAAACTTTAAAGTAGAATCAAAGAGAGTTCCTCACCTCAGCGGAGTCGGGCAGGCTGCAGAGTCGTGGCACTTTCTGTGAACGGGTCCAGAAGCTCCGCCCCCAACCGGCAGCGCGGCTTTTAAGTGGCCGATGAGGACGTCACTCAGCCCACCGGAAGTGAGGAGGCGGGACCAGACCACAGGCCTCATGGGAGATGAAGTTTGAATGAAACTACAGCTTAtacaaataatcaaaataaggtttaaaaaaaagagtttttgACCTTTTAGGATGTTACATTTTCCATGAAGTATAAAGTATAAAGTataaattataatttatttatttatttatttatttatttatttatttatttatttatttatttatgttgggacattaaaaacatttcaccaaaaAGGTTTCACAACATTCTTTAACTAAAGTAAAAACATTtgaagagaaaacatttaacatttcaataaacattacaaaaacaattgactttaaaacatgtttttcagtttcacaaaatatttctttgttctgtgaaatattattgtttatttatagaAATACTGACATTAATTTCACTTGTCTGAActcatttattgttttatagtGCTACTTTAAATATCCGTATTATCTATTAATCTTTAtcttgttttctatttattaaaagtactatttaataatttaatatttccaCTTAGAGAGTATTTATCCTGAACACATGTTGACTATTCAGGTTATATTCCATGTTATAACCATTAGCTACTGAAATTATCCagcagaacattttaaataaagtcagatgaaagaaataaaacttgatttcattagaaaaataatattaatattattattagaaatattattattatttcaatatatttttattgataatTTTCTTATTAGAAAACATTCAGGACATTCAGACATGACTAActttacagacaaaaacaaacaaacaaattacagCAATATTGCAgttctgaaaaaataaacagaaagataACCCAACAATAATGATGTTAATCAATCAACACTTCACTCTCAGTGATGGGCTCTGACAGTGTCAGCAGAATAAGAGTTTATAATGGGTATGACTTATCTCTAGATTTTTCAGCTTAGTGGGGGATCAAGCTTGTCTCTAATGTAGTCTACAAAAGGTTTCCACGTTCTCTCAAACTTATCAGAGGAGTTATGGATTGTGAATCTCAGTTTTTCAAGTTTTCAAGGAGTGAGAGGATTTCCACTGGAGCAGGATCAGGGTTAGagctaaattaaaaatatgattttattatttttaatatcattataattaataaaaataataataaggtgGAGGGagtgtaatgaaatgttttatgtaAGTTAAATAAAGGGAATTTAATTTACTAATTTCAATATATAACACTTTACTTCACATTAACTTCTGAAGAAAATATCAAactgtatttcatttatttaattatagtattattattattttgtatgtttgtatttacttatttttaattgtgtaccatctatttatttattcagatggctgcattgttttgtgatgttggctgagtctaataaaaacgttcaaaaatatatatatttcattttattaataaataaacagaagagaaaatacaaacagcttttttatttttgctctatTTTTCCAGAGAAAGTCGttacatgtattttattgtcaCATAAAGACTGTAAATGATCAGTTTCATCAtagttagcatagcttagcattTTAACTGTATAAACAGCACAGATTAAACTCTGTGGGTAACAGTGTTCCTCCTCTGTCCGCCGCAGGAGGGCGCTCACAGCCacatccctctctgtctgtcagacaGCAGGACACCAccgaagaagaagcagcaggacACCAccgaagaagaagcagcagcagagagcatcAGTGTGAATGAGAGCTAACCCCAGCTAGCCTTAGCTCACAGTAACGGGATGTCGAAGACCTCTAAGGTggtcctgggactttctgtGGTTCTGACTCTGAGCACCGTGGCCGGCGTGCACCTGAACCAGACCTGGGACCGAGAGGTGAGCCGGTCTAACGGTACCTGGGCTAATGTAGAGCTAACAGTTAGCATAGAGCAGGAGTCACACAGGTGACCGGgcggtgacgtcacggagagtTAACGGGCCGAGGTGACGTTTAAAGCTCGAGTCGGTCTGACGGTGAGCTGGGTTTACCGGGAGCGCATGCGCAGTAACAGGTTTAAAAAACGGACCAGGGAGAGAGTTTTAAACAGATCCTCTGTGtgctaacagctaacagctaacaaCAGGAGCTAGCAGGGACTTCCGGGgcagattttcagaataaaagcagttgtttgtttcttactgtGGCTTCAGAGAGAAGTTAAGCTAAACTACTGTGatcaatatttaatatttaatatttaattcattaaaataatctgTGTCTTATTTTAACCTCAGGAAGTCTCCCCTTGACCTTGTTCTTCAGAGTCATGAACAAGGCgcactttattttgaaggacagtgCACTAAAGGGAAGTGTTGTTTCCTGCTGTGTGATAACAgtctgaacatgtgtgtgtgtgtgtgtgtgtgtgtgtgtgtgtgtgtgtgtgttggcgtgCAGCGTCTCCACCAGGGCGTGGTCAGAGACCTGGAGCGtctggagaggaagaaggagaaccTGCGTCtgctggaggagcagaggactCTGAccgagcagctggaggaggagagacaacGCAGAGAGGCCGAGCTCCGCCCACAGGACCACTGAGACAGGTAGGACAGGTGACCTCTGACACACCTGGACATGTTAGGGTCTCTGAGACAGGTAGGACAGGTGACCTCTGACACCTGGACATGTTAGGGTCTCTGAGACAGGGAGGACAGGTGACATCTGACACACCTGGACATGTTAGGGTCTCTGAGACAGGTAGGACAGGTGACCTCTGACACACCTGGACATGTTAGGGTCTCTGAGACAGGTAGGACAGGTGACCTCTGACACACCTGGACATGTTAGGGTCTCTGAGACAGGGAGGACAGGTGACCTCTGACACACCTGGACATGTTAGGGTCTCTGAGACAGGGAGAACAGGTGACCTCTGACACACCTGGACATGTAAGGGTCTCTGAGACAGGGAGGACAGGTGACCTCTGACACACCTGGACATGTTAGGGTCTCTGAGACAGGTAGGACAGGTGACCTCTGACACACCTGGACACGTTAGGGTCTCTGAGACAGGTAGGACAGGTGACCTCTGACACACCTGGACATGTTAGGGTCTCTGAGACAGGTAGGACAGGTGACCTCTGACACACCTGGACATGTTAGGGTCTCTGAGACAGGGAGGACAGGTGACCTCTGACACACCTGGACATGTTAGGGTCTCTGAGACAGGGAGGACAGGTGACATCTGACACCTGGACATGTTAGGGTCTCTGAGACAGGGAGGACAGGTGACCTCTGACTCGGACATGTTAGGGTCTCTGAGACAGGGAGGACAGGTGACATCTGACACCTGGACATGTTAGGGTCTCTGAGACAGGGAGGACAGGTGACCTCTGACACCCCTGTGGTTCACCTGAAGCTGTGTTTGATcctctctgattggtcgagCTGTCCCTCTTACCTGTCCAGGTGTCTTCCTGTGACCGAGGCTCAGGATGGACAGCAGCAGCGAGCCTCTGGGAGGCGGCGAGGACGAGGCGGCGTGCACGTCAGCCTCTGAGGGTCTGGAGGAAGGCGAGGTGGAGGGGGAGACCCTGCTGATCGTGGAGTCGGAGGATCAGGGCTCCGTGGATCTGTCACATGACCAGAGCGGAGACTCTCTGACCAGCGACGTGGGCGAGGAGGCGGACGGAGGCTGGGCCTGCGAGGACATGAGCTTCTACTGCGACCGCTGCCACAAGTGGGTCCCTGCAGGTGAGACGGCCAATCACAGGGTGTGATCGGTCAGtgtgaagtcagtgtgtgattggtcagtatgaagtcagtgtgtgattgatgaagtcagtgtgtgattgatgaagtcagtgtgtgatttgTTGGTATtaagtcagtgtgtgattggtcagtatGAAGTCAttgtgtggtttgtcagtatgaggtaagtgtgtgattggtcagtatgaagtcagtgtgtgattggtcagtatgaagtcagtgtgtgattggtcagcatgaAGTCAGTGTGTGGTTTTTCAGTATGAGGTAagtgtgtgattggtcagtatgaagtcagtgtgtgattggtcag
It encodes the following:
- the rrbp1b gene encoding ribosome-binding protein 1b produces the protein MDVSDPQTLGIMVFGGFMIISAVGIALVSTLSMKETSYEEALAKQRRKLVQTHGQRPEKKRKDKNQEKKNKAKKKEDRAEEKLPEPSSDACEEPEVVTCTEPESDPEPTAEPEAAPEPEPAPEPEPEPEPEPEPIVVTATPVESPPAPSPKEKKKKRSAKAEPAPVVVEAVAKEVMLMAMAPVVDAPPVNVVPEVPKEAPAPKTEEPKETSSKKKKSKNKPEPVTDSADSARTLPSSELLSAVSAMTLSDHELQKLLEVLNQKAGVRQESWQLACQKGDPLSTLKKLLEEKEKLLTAEQEGAATAKTRLKELNKQLGAEKSKMASLETRLKAELSAQGQEVDALRTKMETADQEHLEQTQQLNQKIGSLQEQLENGPNAQLARLQQENSILRDALNQATSQAESRQNAELARLQQDCVRLGRELTERSNTMRADEELRKNLEAKMAAAEQELAKVQLVHADSERALQQRLEDVSSQLKASQQEAETVSELQGALTTKETELQELKVQLESQAAVQVSESPEVEQLKISLQHRDEQVVALEAELTQLKEELQMLTSSQSERAPDGEEEAASADQTQKEGSGSETESDQPFESLEEDSQLLRLEEELQQARNHGTELEEKMAASAAAASEAELQKEQREAELKAALGEAESRFSSLSSDFQASLQVLFPGVSMETEQENWLESFTQRVEERKAESSHSELQSRLEEAESKQGELQAERDEKTKLLQETEAELQALQRRSEEEETAWRTKVSEAEHQNQTVMDQLKTLQEEVQSKRTETEDTQQLKEQLMLLEAQLEKQLEEAGVTQSCSEELAQAQTQVQQMCARLQVEQEQHEQLLSDLQQARQEVTELKVQMDETPEETPEEEQVEVKEEEQQEVREEEVKEEEVMEVKKEVIEEVLEEVLEEVMEVKEETPV
- the LOC117808555 gene encoding protein PET117 homolog, mitochondrial encodes the protein MSKTSKVVLGLSVVLTLSTVAGVHLNQTWDRERLHQGVVRDLERLERKKENLRLLEEQRTLTEQLEEERQRREAELRPQDH